The following nucleotide sequence is from Corylus avellana chromosome ca7, CavTom2PMs-1.0.
TAAGTTCTCTGATTAAGCACAACACCCCTCCGAAGTTCAAGGGCCCCGaggctcctacaatttcatgcatcatcggaaaaagagagattgataaGGCACTCTTAGATTTGGGAGTTGGAGTGAATTTACTTCCATATTCAGTATATCAGCAGCTGGGCCTAGGGGAgctgaagcccaccacagtgaTTCTGCAATTAGCTGATCGGTCgattaagaagcctagagggattgtagaagatgtgatcatccaggtggataaatttttcttcccagtaAACTTTATCGTGCTGGATACCGAGCCTGTGCCCAATCCTGAGAAGCTGGTTCCtatcatccttgggcgtccattcttagccacagcaaatgcatgcatcaaatgtcgaactggagtcatggaaatctcatttggcaatatgaaagttcggttgaatatctttactgtgtttcagcatgctcctgatcagaatgagtgtttctttttggacagcattgaagaatataTAGAAGACTCATTACCCAGTCTCCTGACAGAGGACCCAGTAGAAGCTTGCCTGAATTATTTTgactttgaagaattcaacaccGACCAGTACATTCAAGAGGTTCATGAATTGTTAGAAACAGCCGCCAGTGCAGATTTTCACccatggagagtagtaaaggagCCCCTACCTGTGACATCAAGCACTCCTCCTGTTCCATCCCTACTGTCTCCACCgaagcttgagttgaagcccctgcCAAAAAAGCTCAAATATGCATTTCTGGGGTCCAACAACACCCTGCCGGTCATCATTGCTTTCGACTTACAAAAAGACCAAGAAGACAGTCTGCTCGCAGTGTTAAAGGAGTATAAAGAGGCTATTGGTTGGACCgtggcagatttgaaaggcattgacccctctatctgtatgcaccggatccatttggaagaagatgctcgaccctCCCGTCAGGCACAACGCcggttgaatcccaacatgaaggaggtagtaatgaaagaggtcgtcaagttacttgatgcaagcatcatctaccccatctcagatagcaaatgggtgagccccactcaagtggtCCCAAAGAAATCAGGCATCACCGTTGTTGAGAATTCTGCTGGCGAATTGGTTCCACAGCGCACAAGCACGGGGTGGTGTGTCTGCATTGACTACAGGAAGCTCAATTCTCATACCCGaaaggatcacttcccgctcccattcattgatcaaattttggagcgtcttgctggccagagctactattgcttcttagatggctattccgggtataatcaggttgcagttgatccccaagaccaagagaagacgacgttcacatgtccattcggcacctttgcttaccgacgcatgcccttcggcttatgcaatgcacctgccacattccagagatgtatgatgtctatcttctccgacatggtggaaaattttttggaggtatttatggatgacttttctgtttttggatcttcttttgataaatgccTCCATAATCtgtcacttgtgcttcaacgttgcaaagaaactaacttGATTTTGAGCTGGGAGAAAAGCCACTTCATGGTCcaggaaggtatagttttgggccatatagtgtccaaacgaggtattgaggtggaccgggccaaagttgagctcattgaaaatttaccaccacccacttcagtgaagcagaTCCGTTCTTTCCTAGGGCACGCCGGCTTCTATCGTCGTTTCATCAAAGATTTCAGCAAAATCTCAAGGCCCTTATGTcacttgcttgctaaggacacctcttttcactttgatgaagcatgtcaccAGGCATTCCAGCAGCTCCGATCCCTATTATCCTCTGCCCCCATCATGCAACCGCTTGACTGGTCATTGCcctttgagatcatgtgtgatgcatctgattatgctgtgggtgcagttttgggacaacgggtaggcaagcttcctcatgtcatttattatgctagcaagacgTTGAtagatgctcaagtcaattacacaaccactgagaaagaattgctagctgttgtatttgctctggataaattcCGCTCATATCTTCTGGTATCCaaggttataattttttctgatcatgctgctctaCGACAC
It contains:
- the LOC132187883 gene encoding uncharacterized protein LOC132187883, which encodes MVDEGTSYHQQVQAITTLRSGKIVDNHVEEKKDEHKEVAQNLQNDKSKQVSHEASSSAASTPEIPYEPPAPFPERLKRKTRNHIPKKVLLTEQVSSLIKHNTPPKFKGPEAPTISCIIGKREIDKALLDLGVGVNLLPYSVYQQLGLGELKPTTVILQLADRIEEYIEDSLPSLLTEDPVEACLNYFDFEEFNTDQYIQEVHELLETAASADFHPWRVVKEPLPVTSSTPPVPSLLSPPKLELKPLPKKLKYAFLGSNNTLPI